One Terriglobia bacterium DNA segment encodes these proteins:
- a CDS encoding thioredoxin domain-containing protein, whose protein sequence is METQTSNALAHASSAYLRSAMHQPIRWNEWGDEAFETAKRENKPILLDIGAVWCHWCHVMDRESYDDPMVAQLINERYIAIKVDRDERPDVDSRYQAAVQAISGQGGWPLTAFLTPDGKPFFGGTYFPPDDQWGRPGLKRVLQAIADAFQQKNAEVIEQAGQVMSAISQAESFAGKSGRVSPRIPESIAVSALHMFDATNGGFGTAPKFPHPAALDLCIDRFARTGDEQLKQLIEVTLTKMARGGVYDQLAGGFHRYSVDERWVVPHFEKMSYDNSELLKNYVHAYQALGTPLLWHVARDIVRWMDEWLSDRERGGFYGSQDADIDLHDDGDHFTWTLDEAKAVLSEDELKAVSLHYDINEVGEMHHNPQKNVLFVRASVEEIATRLGMTSDRVQQLLDSAKKKMYEARLKRPIPYVDKTVYVGWNALCISAYLEAARVLQLKDARHFALRSLDRILAEGWNPEKGLRHVIAYSDPKAAVREVAGVLDDYAFVTIACLDGYETASDLSYFNFARKIANAMIARFYDSTSHGFFDSDAGPLGALVARRKPFQDSPTPAANSAAAIALLRLYAYTNDKGYYEKAEETLEVFAGVAEQFGIFAATYGIATLLFSKGHTQVVIVGSGEKADQLYAAAVAPFALNKAVLRFAQSELAPQNLPPALAETLPNIPGAKDGKPVAVICSGLTCRPPIQDADELTKVLRESIAP, encoded by the coding sequence ATGGAGACCCAGACCAGCAACGCCTTGGCGCATGCGTCATCGGCTTACCTGCGCTCCGCCATGCACCAGCCCATTCGCTGGAATGAGTGGGGCGATGAAGCTTTCGAGACCGCGAAGCGCGAGAACAAGCCCATCCTGCTCGACATCGGCGCGGTGTGGTGCCACTGGTGTCACGTGATGGACCGCGAGTCGTACGACGATCCCATGGTGGCGCAGCTCATCAACGAGCGCTATATCGCCATCAAGGTGGACCGCGACGAGCGCCCCGACGTAGACAGCCGCTACCAGGCGGCGGTGCAGGCCATCAGCGGGCAAGGCGGCTGGCCGCTCACCGCGTTCCTGACGCCCGACGGCAAGCCCTTTTTCGGCGGAACCTACTTCCCTCCCGACGACCAGTGGGGACGTCCGGGACTCAAGCGCGTGCTCCAAGCCATCGCCGACGCCTTCCAGCAGAAGAACGCGGAAGTGATCGAGCAGGCCGGACAGGTGATGAGCGCCATCTCGCAGGCGGAGTCGTTCGCGGGCAAGTCGGGGCGCGTGTCGCCGCGCATCCCGGAGAGCATCGCGGTCTCGGCGCTGCATATGTTCGACGCGACCAACGGTGGTTTTGGCACGGCGCCCAAGTTCCCGCATCCCGCGGCGCTCGACCTGTGCATCGACCGCTTCGCGCGCACCGGCGACGAGCAGCTCAAGCAGCTCATCGAGGTCACGCTCACCAAGATGGCGCGGGGCGGTGTGTACGACCAGCTTGCCGGCGGCTTTCATCGCTACTCGGTGGACGAGCGCTGGGTGGTGCCGCACTTCGAGAAGATGTCGTACGACAACTCGGAGCTGCTGAAGAACTACGTGCACGCCTACCAGGCGCTGGGGACGCCGCTGCTCTGGCACGTGGCGCGCGACATCGTCCGCTGGATGGACGAGTGGCTCAGCGACCGCGAGCGCGGCGGCTTCTACGGCTCGCAGGACGCCGACATCGATCTGCACGACGACGGCGACCACTTCACCTGGACGCTGGACGAAGCCAAGGCCGTGCTCAGCGAGGACGAGCTGAAGGCCGTATCGCTGCACTATGACATCAACGAAGTGGGCGAGATGCACCACAACCCGCAAAAGAACGTGCTCTTCGTGCGGGCATCGGTGGAGGAGATCGCGACGCGGCTGGGCATGACCAGCGACCGCGTGCAGCAACTGCTCGATTCGGCCAAGAAGAAGATGTACGAGGCGCGGCTGAAGCGGCCGATCCCGTACGTGGACAAGACGGTGTACGTGGGCTGGAACGCGCTGTGTATCTCGGCGTACCTGGAAGCGGCGCGGGTGCTTCAGCTCAAGGACGCGCGGCACTTCGCGCTGCGCTCGCTGGACCGCATCCTGGCGGAAGGCTGGAACCCGGAGAAGGGCCTCCGACACGTGATCGCCTACTCCGATCCGAAGGCCGCGGTGCGAGAGGTCGCCGGCGTGCTCGACGATTACGCTTTTGTGACCATCGCCTGCCTGGACGGGTACGAAACGGCTTCTGACCTGAGCTACTTCAATTTCGCCCGCAAGATCGCCAATGCCATGATCGCGCGCTTCTACGATTCGACATCGCACGGTTTCTTCGACAGCGATGCGGGGCCTTTGGGCGCGCTGGTCGCGCGGCGCAAACCCTTCCAGGATTCTCCGACACCGGCGGCAAACTCCGCGGCGGCGATCGCGCTCTTGCGGCTGTACGCCTACACCAACGACAAGGGCTACTACGAGAAGGCGGAGGAGACGCTGGAGGTCTTTGCCGGTGTGGCTGAGCAGTTCGGGATCTTCGCCGCGACTTACGGCATCGCCACGCTCCTCTTCAGCAAAGGGCACACGCAGGTCGTCATCGTGGGCAGCGGAGAAAAAGCCGATCAGCTCTACGCCGCGGCGGTCGCGCCGTTCGCGCTCAACAAAGCGGTGCTGCGCTTCGCCCAAAGCGAGCTGGCGCCGCAGAACCTGCCACCCGCTCTGGCGGAAACTTTGCCCAACATACCTGGGGCAAAAGACGGCAAGCCGGTCGCAGTGATCTGCTCCGGACTCACCTGCCGCCCGCCGATCCAGGATGCGGACGAACTGACGAAAGTTCTGCGCGAGAGCATCGCGCCCTAA
- a CDS encoding ACT domain-containing protein, which produces MARVTQLLVLAEHKPGTLARICSELAKRAVNITAIMASHDQPGGIRMVATPVGTARRVLDQLGIPYKEEEAIAIRLGDRPGALGKVTRKLGDAGINIEYAYGSIVKGENRALIVMGVSDVAKAEKLV; this is translated from the coding sequence ATGGCACGAGTCACGCAGTTGCTGGTGCTGGCCGAGCACAAGCCGGGGACGCTGGCGCGCATCTGCTCGGAACTGGCAAAGAGAGCGGTCAACATCACGGCCATCATGGCTTCGCACGACCAGCCTGGCGGGATCCGCATGGTGGCGACGCCGGTCGGAACCGCGCGCAGGGTGCTCGATCAGCTCGGCATCCCCTACAAGGAAGAAGAGGCGATCGCCATCCGCCTGGGAGATCGCCCGGGCGCGCTGGGCAAGGTGACGCGCAAGTTGGGCGACGCCGGCATCAACATTGAGTACGCCTACGGGTCGATCGTGAAGGGCGAGAACCGCGCGCTGATCGTAATGGGCGTTTCCGACGTCGCCAAGGCGGAAAAGCTGGTCTAG
- a CDS encoding 4Fe-4S dicluster domain-containing protein → MSAPAVNHAPAGEKHSQFTSSDRPTWDLYSQCIHCGLCLNHCPTYRILGTEMDSPRGRIYQVLLVDEGRLTIADSFVTHLDRCLGCRACETACPSGVHYGRILERARTEIEQNYRRPLLARLLRRYFYTRVLRDNGELARMARLLRWYQRTRLDKLVRATGILKLVGLADVEKLAPPVDGDFFFSEFGMMFPAIGERRARVALLGGCIASVAFSELNRATIRVLRQNGVEVHVPEGQRCCGALQAHGGYLEEARRNARRNVNVFLSGDFDAIVTNAAGCGATLKEYGDLLGNDPEYAQKASQFAAKVKDVAEFLSGIGLRAPRFKVGKRVTYQDPCHLAHGQKVRSAPRELLEAAGADLVEMRHPDWCCGSAGTYNVTQQELASQVLTVKMDEVSETRADIIVTANVGCMLQLRAGVAQRGLSMEVKHVIELLDGVY, encoded by the coding sequence GTGAGCGCACCCGCCGTGAACCACGCGCCTGCCGGGGAAAAGCACTCTCAATTCACCTCGTCCGATCGTCCGACCTGGGATCTCTACTCGCAGTGCATCCATTGCGGGCTTTGCCTGAACCATTGCCCGACCTATCGGATCCTGGGCACGGAGATGGATTCTCCCCGCGGCCGCATCTACCAGGTGCTCCTGGTGGACGAAGGCCGGCTCACGATCGCCGATTCTTTCGTCACCCACCTCGATCGCTGCCTGGGCTGCCGCGCCTGCGAGACCGCCTGCCCTTCCGGCGTGCATTACGGCCGCATCCTGGAGCGCGCCCGCACCGAGATCGAGCAGAACTACCGCCGCCCGTTGCTGGCGCGCTTACTCCGCCGCTATTTCTACACCCGCGTCCTGCGTGACAACGGTGAACTCGCGCGCATGGCACGGCTGCTCCGCTGGTATCAGCGGACGCGCCTGGACAAGCTGGTGCGCGCCACCGGCATCCTGAAGCTGGTCGGGCTGGCCGATGTCGAGAAGCTCGCGCCGCCCGTGGACGGAGATTTCTTCTTCAGCGAGTTCGGCATGATGTTTCCCGCCATCGGCGAGCGCCGCGCCCGCGTCGCGCTGCTCGGCGGCTGCATCGCCAGCGTCGCTTTTTCCGAGCTGAACCGCGCCACCATCCGCGTGCTGCGGCAGAACGGCGTCGAGGTCCACGTCCCGGAAGGGCAGCGCTGCTGCGGTGCTCTTCAGGCGCACGGCGGATACTTGGAAGAGGCGCGCCGCAATGCCCGCCGTAACGTAAACGTTTTTCTCTCCGGCGACTTCGACGCCATCGTCACCAATGCGGCGGGTTGTGGCGCCACGCTCAAGGAGTACGGCGACCTGCTCGGAAACGATCCGGAGTACGCACAAAAAGCGTCCCAATTCGCGGCCAAAGTGAAGGACGTCGCCGAGTTCCTCTCTGGAATAGGGCTCCGTGCGCCGCGCTTCAAGGTCGGCAAGCGCGTGACCTATCAGGACCCGTGCCACCTTGCGCACGGACAGAAGGTCCGCAGTGCGCCGCGCGAGCTTCTGGAAGCCGCGGGCGCCGACCTGGTCGAGATGCGCCATCCCGACTGGTGCTGCGGCAGCGCCGGCACTTACAACGTCACCCAGCAGGAGCTGGCGTCGCAAGTCCTGACGGTCAAGATGGACGAGGTGAGCGAGACCAGGGCCGACATCATCGTCACGGCGAACGTCGGCTGCATGCTCCAGCTCCGCGCCGGGGTCGCGCAGCGCGGCCTCAGCATGGAAGTGAAGCACGTCATCGAACTGCTCGACGGCGTGTACTAG
- a CDS encoding FAD-binding oxidoreductase, translating to MSSASPAAALGAELAAIVGDAHVLDQEAAVCAAAIDGVLPAAVASPGSAEEIAAVLRLASARQWTVVPVGALHEQAVGFTPERVDVVLSTRRLNAIDHYDPADLTIGVGAGAKLGDVFRAVGERRQILPIDPPHADERTVGGVMAAASSGPLKHGYGGVREFCIGVKFVTGDGKVGRGGGRVVKNVAGYDLMKLMIGSWGTLGVIVGASFKVFPRPRQTRTFVLDFLLSGGAVQFRDRLMRSPLPFLAVDLLSPRASEYVAGMQSQNWRLLLRAAGSDAVLARYRTELGHYIVGDFDGADEEKLWLAVSDFPESVLARHRNAMLMNINVPPESLGVVVSSAERAGIENNFLPAVMGRGGIGSLVVAFIPIAVDPPAAVQYVNAASAFRSGLTADSSAAVVRCPREAKRHFHVWGDTPTDLSMMRTIKQALDPAGVLNRGRFLL from the coding sequence ATGAGCTCCGCTTCGCCTGCCGCCGCCCTCGGCGCGGAGCTGGCCGCCATCGTCGGCGACGCCCACGTGCTCGACCAGGAAGCCGCCGTTTGCGCCGCCGCCATCGACGGCGTGTTGCCCGCGGCGGTGGCTTCTCCCGGTTCGGCCGAAGAGATCGCCGCCGTTCTGAGACTGGCCTCGGCGCGGCAGTGGACGGTCGTTCCCGTCGGCGCCTTGCACGAGCAAGCGGTCGGTTTTACCCCGGAGCGCGTGGACGTCGTCCTCAGCACTCGCCGTTTGAACGCCATCGATCACTACGATCCCGCCGACCTCACCATCGGAGTCGGCGCCGGAGCGAAGCTTGGCGACGTATTCCGCGCCGTCGGCGAGCGCCGGCAGATCCTGCCCATCGATCCGCCGCACGCCGACGAGCGCACCGTGGGCGGCGTGATGGCTGCCGCGTCCTCCGGTCCCCTCAAGCACGGTTACGGCGGCGTGCGCGAATTCTGCATCGGTGTGAAGTTCGTGACCGGCGACGGCAAGGTCGGCCGTGGCGGCGGCCGTGTGGTCAAGAACGTCGCCGGCTACGACCTGATGAAGCTGATGATCGGCAGTTGGGGCACGCTCGGCGTCATCGTCGGCGCGAGTTTCAAAGTCTTTCCCCGGCCGCGCCAGACGCGCACTTTCGTTCTCGACTTCCTGCTCAGCGGCGGGGCTGTCCAGTTCCGCGACCGCCTGATGAGATCGCCCCTGCCGTTCCTCGCCGTCGACCTCCTGTCGCCGCGCGCCTCCGAGTACGTTGCCGGCATGCAGTCGCAGAATTGGCGTCTGCTCCTGCGCGCCGCCGGAAGCGACGCCGTGCTCGCCCGCTACCGCACCGAACTCGGCCACTACATCGTCGGGGATTTCGATGGTGCGGACGAAGAGAAGCTGTGGCTCGCCGTCTCCGATTTTCCGGAGAGCGTGCTCGCCCGTCACCGCAACGCGATGCTCATGAACATCAACGTCCCGCCCGAGTCGCTGGGGGTGGTCGTTTCTTCCGCGGAGCGCGCTGGCATCGAGAACAACTTCCTGCCCGCCGTCATGGGCCGCGGCGGTATCGGCTCGCTGGTGGTTGCGTTCATTCCCATCGCCGTGGATCCGCCTGCGGCCGTGCAGTACGTGAACGCGGCCTCGGCCTTTCGCTCCGGCCTGACCGCGGATTCCTCCGCCGCCGTCGTGCGCTGCCCCCGCGAGGCCAAGCGCCACTTCCATGTCTGGGGTGACACGCCCACCGATCTCAGCATGATGCGCACCATCAAGCAGGCGCTCGATCCCGCCGGCGTCCTCAATCGCGGGAGGTTCCTGCTGTGA